From Chryseobacterium gallinarum, one genomic window encodes:
- a CDS encoding phytase — translation MKKIKYILSLPAAAFLFSCTGQQTPGQKIKPTIITEAVVHDTDDPAIWINPEDTSKSIIIGTDKDTDGGLYAFDLNGKIIRKVSGLKRPNNVDIEYGFTLNGKKTDIAAVTERETNKVKFYSLPDLKKIGEIAVFEGETERGPMGISLYKSPATGDQFVIVGRKSGPADGYLWQYKLYEKNGIITGEVVRKFGKYSGLKEIESIAVDDEMGYIYYSDEQFGVHQYYADPDKGNQELLVFGKGDFKSDVEGISIYSTSKETGYILVSNQQNDTFNVYLREDPSKGRIAEIPVSTSESDGSEVTHINLGPQFPKGIFVAMSNGRVFHLYDWRLIEEKIQSAAKSSARTK, via the coding sequence ATGAAAAAAATAAAATATATACTTTCACTTCCGGCAGCGGCTTTTCTGTTTAGCTGTACGGGACAGCAAACACCTGGACAAAAAATAAAACCCACAATCATTACAGAAGCTGTGGTTCATGACACTGATGATCCTGCAATATGGATCAATCCGGAAGATACTTCAAAAAGCATCATTATAGGAACGGATAAAGATACTGATGGCGGATTGTACGCCTTTGATCTCAACGGAAAGATCATCCGGAAAGTTTCAGGGCTTAAACGCCCCAATAATGTGGATATTGAATATGGATTTACCCTTAACGGCAAAAAAACTGATATTGCTGCCGTTACGGAAAGAGAAACCAATAAAGTAAAATTTTACTCATTACCCGATTTGAAGAAGATCGGAGAAATTGCTGTATTTGAAGGAGAAACAGAACGGGGACCGATGGGAATTTCTTTATATAAAAGCCCGGCAACCGGAGACCAGTTTGTTATTGTCGGAAGAAAGTCCGGCCCTGCCGATGGTTATCTTTGGCAATATAAACTTTATGAAAAAAACGGAATTATCACGGGAGAGGTTGTCCGTAAGTTCGGGAAATACAGTGGGCTGAAAGAGATCGAAAGTATCGCTGTAGATGATGAAATGGGATATATTTATTATTCTGACGAACAATTTGGAGTTCATCAGTACTACGCTGATCCGGATAAAGGAAATCAGGAGCTGCTGGTTTTCGGAAAAGGAGATTTTAAGTCTGACGTAGAAGGAATTTCTATCTACTCTACTTCTAAAGAGACGGGATATATCCTGGTTTCCAATCAACAGAATGATACATTTAATGTATACCTGAGGGAAGATCCTTCAAAAGGAAGAATTGCAGAAATACCTGTTTCTACCAGCGAAAGTGATGGTTCTGAAGTAACCCATATTAATCTGGGCCCACAATTTCCGAAAGGGATATTTGTTGCAATGAGCAATGGCAGAGTATTTCATTTATATGACTGGAGACTGATTGAAGAAAAAATACAATCTGCTGCAAAATCTTCCGCCCGGACAAAATAA